The following coding sequences are from one Microtus pennsylvanicus isolate mMicPen1 chromosome 1, mMicPen1.hap1, whole genome shotgun sequence window:
- the Tbxt gene encoding T-box transcription factor T isoform X3 yields MSSPGTESAGKSLQYRVDHLLSAVESELQAGSEKGDPTERELRVGLEESELWLRFKELTNEMIVTKNGRRMFPVLKVNVSGLDPNAMYSFLLDFVAADNHRWKYVNGEWVPGGKPEPQAPSCVYIHPDSPNFGAHWMKAPVSFSKVKLTNKLNGGGQIMLNSLHKYEPRIHIVRVGGPQRMITSHCFPETQFIAVTAYQNEEITALKIKYNPFAKAFLDAKERNDHKDVLEEPGDGQQPGYPQSYADNSSACLSVLQSHDNWATLGVPGHTSMLPMSHSTSPPTGSSQYPSLWSVSNGTITPGSQTAGVSNGLGAQLFRGSPAHYAPLTHTVSAATSSGSPMYEGAATVTDISDSQYDTAQSLLIASWTPVSPPSM; encoded by the exons ATGAGCTCCCCAGGCACAGAGAGCGCAGGGAAAAGCCTGCAGTACCGAGTGGATCACCTGCTCAGCGCCGTGGAAAGCGAGCTGCAGGCGGGCAGCGAGAAGGGCGACCCCACGGAGCGCGAGCTGCGAGTGGGCTTGGAGGAGAGCGAACTGTGGCTGCGCTTCAAGGAGCTAACTAACGAGATGATTGTGACCAAGAACGGCAG GAGGATGTTCCCGGTGCTGAAGGTGAACGTTTCGGGTTTGGACCCCAATGCCATGTATTCCTTCTTGCTGGACTTCGTCGCGGCTGACAATCACCGCTGGAAGTATGTGAATGGGGAGTGGGTACCTGGGGGCAAGCCGGAGCCTCAGGCGCCCAGCTGCGTCTACATCCACCCAGATTCGCCCAACTTCGGGGCCCACTGGATGAAGGCTCCGGTGTCTTTCAGCAAAGTCAAACTCACCAACAAACTCAACGGAGGAGGCCAG ATCATGTTGAATTCCTTACACAAGTATGAGCCTCGCATTCACATTGTGAGAGTGGGGGGCCCACAACGCATGATCACCAGCCACTGCTTTCCCGAGACCCAGTTCATAGCTGTGACCGCCTATCAGAACGAGGAG ATCACAGCCCTGAAAATTAAATACAATCCATTTGCAAAGGCCTTCCTTGATGCCAAAGAAAG aaacGACCACAAAGACGTGCTGGAGGAGCCCGGGGACGGCCAGCAGCCGGGGTATCCCCAAT CCTATGCCGACAATTCCTCTGCGTGTTTGTCCGTGCTGCAATCCCACGACAACTGGGCTACCCTAGGAGTGCCTGGCCACACCAGCATGCTACCCATGAGTCACAGCACCAGCCCGCCTACTGGCTCTAG cCAATACCCCAGCCTATGGTCTGTGAGCAATGGCACCATCACTCCAGGCTCCCAGACAGCTGGGGTATCCAACGGGCTAGGAGCCCAGCTCTTTCGGGGCTCCCCTGCACATTACGCACCTCTGACGCACACGGTCTCGGCGGCCACGTCCTCTGGCTCCCCTATGTATGAAGGGGCGGCTACTGTCACGGACATTTCTGACAGCCAATACGACACAGCCCAGAGCCTCCTCATAGCCTCGTGGACACCCGTGTCACCTCCATCCATGTGA
- the Tbxt gene encoding T-box transcription factor T isoform X2 codes for MSSPGTESAGKSLQYRVDHLLSAVESELQAGSEKGDPTERELRVGLEESELWLRFKELTNEMIVTKNGRRMFPVLKVNVSGLDPNAMYSFLLDFVAADNHRWKYVNGEWVPGGKPEPQAPSCVYIHPDSPNFGAHWMKAPVSFSKVKLTNKLNGGGQIMLNSLHKYEPRIHIVRVGGPQRMITSHCFPETQFIAVTAYQNEEITALKIKYNPFAKAFLDAKERNDHKDVLEEPGDGQQPGYPQWGWLVPGTSTLCPPASSHPQFGGSLPLPSTHGCERYPALRNHRSSPYPSPYAQRNNSPTYADNSSACLSVLQSHDNWATLGVPGHTSMLPMSHSTSPPTGSSQYPSLWSVSNGTITPGSQTAGVSNGLGAQLFRGSPAHYAPLTHTVSAATSSGSPMYEGAATVTDISDSQYDTAQSLLIASWTPVSPPSM; via the exons ATGAGCTCCCCAGGCACAGAGAGCGCAGGGAAAAGCCTGCAGTACCGAGTGGATCACCTGCTCAGCGCCGTGGAAAGCGAGCTGCAGGCGGGCAGCGAGAAGGGCGACCCCACGGAGCGCGAGCTGCGAGTGGGCTTGGAGGAGAGCGAACTGTGGCTGCGCTTCAAGGAGCTAACTAACGAGATGATTGTGACCAAGAACGGCAG GAGGATGTTCCCGGTGCTGAAGGTGAACGTTTCGGGTTTGGACCCCAATGCCATGTATTCCTTCTTGCTGGACTTCGTCGCGGCTGACAATCACCGCTGGAAGTATGTGAATGGGGAGTGGGTACCTGGGGGCAAGCCGGAGCCTCAGGCGCCCAGCTGCGTCTACATCCACCCAGATTCGCCCAACTTCGGGGCCCACTGGATGAAGGCTCCGGTGTCTTTCAGCAAAGTCAAACTCACCAACAAACTCAACGGAGGAGGCCAG ATCATGTTGAATTCCTTACACAAGTATGAGCCTCGCATTCACATTGTGAGAGTGGGGGGCCCACAACGCATGATCACCAGCCACTGCTTTCCCGAGACCCAGTTCATAGCTGTGACCGCCTATCAGAACGAGGAG ATCACAGCCCTGAAAATTAAATACAATCCATTTGCAAAGGCCTTCCTTGATGCCAAAGAAAG aaacGACCACAAAGACGTGCTGGAGGAGCCCGGGGACGGCCAGCAGCCGGGGTATCCCCAAT GGGGGTGGCTTGTTCCTGGCACCAGCACCCTCTGTCCACCTGCCAGCTCCCACCCTCAGTTTGGAGGCTCgctccctctcccctccacacATGGCTGCGAGAGGTACCCGGCTCTGAGGAACCACCGCTCATCCCCTTACCCCAGCCCGTATGCTCAGCGGAACAACTCTCCCA CCTATGCCGACAATTCCTCTGCGTGTTTGTCCGTGCTGCAATCCCACGACAACTGGGCTACCCTAGGAGTGCCTGGCCACACCAGCATGCTACCCATGAGTCACAGCACCAGCCCGCCTACTGGCTCTAG cCAATACCCCAGCCTATGGTCTGTGAGCAATGGCACCATCACTCCAGGCTCCCAGACAGCTGGGGTATCCAACGGGCTAGGAGCCCAGCTCTTTCGGGGCTCCCCTGCACATTACGCACCTCTGACGCACACGGTCTCGGCGGCCACGTCCTCTGGCTCCCCTATGTATGAAGGGGCGGCTACTGTCACGGACATTTCTGACAGCCAATACGACACAGCCCAGAGCCTCCTCATAGCCTCGTGGACACCCGTGTCACCTCCATCCATGTGA
- the Tbxt gene encoding T-box transcription factor T isoform X1, translated as MSSPGTESAGKSLQYRVDHLLSAVESELQAGSEKGDPTERELRVGLEESELWLRFKELTNEMIVTKNGRRMFPVLKVNVSGLDPNAMYSFLLDFVAADNHRWKYVNGEWVPGGKPEPQAPSCVYIHPDSPNFGAHWMKAPVSFSKVKLTNKLNGGGQIMLNSLHKYEPRIHIVRVGGPQRMITSHCFPETQFIAVTAYQNEEITALKIKYNPFAKAFLDAKERNDHKDVLEEPGDGQQPGYPQSGGWLVPGTSTLCPPASSHPQFGGSLPLPSTHGCERYPALRNHRSSPYPSPYAQRNNSPTYADNSSACLSVLQSHDNWATLGVPGHTSMLPMSHSTSPPTGSSQYPSLWSVSNGTITPGSQTAGVSNGLGAQLFRGSPAHYAPLTHTVSAATSSGSPMYEGAATVTDISDSQYDTAQSLLIASWTPVSPPSM; from the exons ATGAGCTCCCCAGGCACAGAGAGCGCAGGGAAAAGCCTGCAGTACCGAGTGGATCACCTGCTCAGCGCCGTGGAAAGCGAGCTGCAGGCGGGCAGCGAGAAGGGCGACCCCACGGAGCGCGAGCTGCGAGTGGGCTTGGAGGAGAGCGAACTGTGGCTGCGCTTCAAGGAGCTAACTAACGAGATGATTGTGACCAAGAACGGCAG GAGGATGTTCCCGGTGCTGAAGGTGAACGTTTCGGGTTTGGACCCCAATGCCATGTATTCCTTCTTGCTGGACTTCGTCGCGGCTGACAATCACCGCTGGAAGTATGTGAATGGGGAGTGGGTACCTGGGGGCAAGCCGGAGCCTCAGGCGCCCAGCTGCGTCTACATCCACCCAGATTCGCCCAACTTCGGGGCCCACTGGATGAAGGCTCCGGTGTCTTTCAGCAAAGTCAAACTCACCAACAAACTCAACGGAGGAGGCCAG ATCATGTTGAATTCCTTACACAAGTATGAGCCTCGCATTCACATTGTGAGAGTGGGGGGCCCACAACGCATGATCACCAGCCACTGCTTTCCCGAGACCCAGTTCATAGCTGTGACCGCCTATCAGAACGAGGAG ATCACAGCCCTGAAAATTAAATACAATCCATTTGCAAAGGCCTTCCTTGATGCCAAAGAAAG aaacGACCACAAAGACGTGCTGGAGGAGCCCGGGGACGGCCAGCAGCCGGGGTATCCCCAAT CAGGGGGGTGGCTTGTTCCTGGCACCAGCACCCTCTGTCCACCTGCCAGCTCCCACCCTCAGTTTGGAGGCTCgctccctctcccctccacacATGGCTGCGAGAGGTACCCGGCTCTGAGGAACCACCGCTCATCCCCTTACCCCAGCCCGTATGCTCAGCGGAACAACTCTCCCA CCTATGCCGACAATTCCTCTGCGTGTTTGTCCGTGCTGCAATCCCACGACAACTGGGCTACCCTAGGAGTGCCTGGCCACACCAGCATGCTACCCATGAGTCACAGCACCAGCCCGCCTACTGGCTCTAG cCAATACCCCAGCCTATGGTCTGTGAGCAATGGCACCATCACTCCAGGCTCCCAGACAGCTGGGGTATCCAACGGGCTAGGAGCCCAGCTCTTTCGGGGCTCCCCTGCACATTACGCACCTCTGACGCACACGGTCTCGGCGGCCACGTCCTCTGGCTCCCCTATGTATGAAGGGGCGGCTACTGTCACGGACATTTCTGACAGCCAATACGACACAGCCCAGAGCCTCCTCATAGCCTCGTGGACACCCGTGTCACCTCCATCCATGTGA